Part of the Deltaproteobacteria bacterium genome, GGTAGAGAAACAAATTCGGAAGCGCATTTTTCGGCAACAGGGAAGCTGCCTTGACCGAGACCGAGGAATCGATAGGCATCCTGGAGATGAATGGGAACCGGGTAATGGATGCCGCACGAGATTCCCTTCTCTGAAAGGGAGGTCATCAGCCGGTCTCTCTCTTTTATACGAACGGCGTAAATATGGTAGACATGTTTTGCATAGTCTGCAACGTGTGGTTTGATGATGCCATGTAGTGGAGAAAGCAGTTTATCATACTCCTGTGCATGTTTTCTCCGTGCTTCGTTCCACTTGGGCAGGTATTTTAGCTTAACGCTCAGAACGGCACCCTGTATTCCATCCATCCTGGCATTCCAGCCGATCATGCTGTGGTAATATTTCTTCGCCTGACCGTGATCCCGGAATATCCTCATTTTCTCGGCAAGGGAATCATCGTTTGTGACAACAGCTCCCGCCTCACCATAGGCGCCTAAATTCTTTCCCGGATAGAAACTGAAACAGCCCGTATTTCCTATTGATCCTGCTTTATTTCCTTTATACTCCGCGCCGTGTGCCTGACAAGCATCTTCGATTACATACAATCCATGTTTCCTGGCTATTGACATGATGGGGTCCATGTCTGCCGGTTGCCCGAAGAGGTGAACAGGGATGATGGCCTTTGGCCGAGGGGTTAGGGTAGGGGAGAGGCGCTTCTTGAGGCAATCTTCGAGTTTGTTGGGGTCCATGTTGTAGGTTTTCGGATCGATATCGACGAAAACCGGTTGGGCTCCGCAGTATGTGATTGCTTCGGCGGTGGCTATGAAAGTGTTCGGGACGGTAATGACCTCATCACCAGGTCCAATTCCTAAAGCAATGAGGCTCAGCCAGAGGGCATCGGTACCGTTTCCCACACCGATGGCATGCTTGCAGTTGCAAAAGGTGGCAAATTCCTGTTCAAATTTAGCAACAAAAGGTCCTCCGGCAAAGGCGGTATTTTCCATGACTTCGTTAATGGCTTCGTGGATTTCATTCTTTATGGTTTTATACTGGGCTTTCAGGTCTAAGAATGGAACATTCATGGTTTCCTCCAATGAAAATAGGGGCAAGGGGCAAAAAATAGGGTCAAGGGGCGAGGAAATAAAATAGGTTCAAGGGGCAAGGGGCAAGTTATATACAGCTCCGCCCTCTCGATTACATCGAGGAGTAAGGAATAAGGAACAAGGAACGGGTAACGAGTAACAAGTAACAAGTAACAAGGTGCAAGGGTCTAGTAGAACCAATATGAATTAACCCATGTGTTTATATAATAGTGTTCCTAAAACGTTCAGTAGTGGTATCGGCAATTTATTAAAAAACTTATGTTGGGAATCTGATATTTTTGGAGATTCTTTTACAAAGGAATCTTTCCGAAAATCGTATCTGTAATATTTAATAATGTGCTCCTTTGTTCCCCATCCTGATTTAAACTGTCTCAGCCCATCGTTGTCGGTTTCCGTTCTGCCGAAACACAAGCTTTTATAGCCGTTTTCACAACACCATTTTATGGCTTCCCACATGACAAGATTGTTAGCTCTCAGGCGCTGATAAGTCCTGTCTGAGGCGCCATACTTATATATCACTTTTTCTCCAAAAAGGAAGTAAACATTGCTGGCAATTGTAATATTATTAAATGTGGCCTGGGAAATAAATCCTGAATTTTTTGAGATAATCCGGTCATAGATGTTTTTGAAGAAATAATAGGGTTGAGGGGGAAGGCCATGATCCCTCCGGGTTAAAGAGTTGAGGCGGTAGAATTCATTCATTGCGGTTAATGAATGTGCAATTTCCATTTTTACATCTTCTTTTTCAGCCTTTTTTATGTTTCTTTTAGTTGAATCC contains:
- a CDS encoding GNAT family N-acetyltransferase, with translation MICITNPIEHENWDSLLLSFPDYSFFHSSTWAEILHKSYGYKPLYLMENEQKNLSAVMPVMEISSLLTGKRGVSLPFTDYCEPITSKPEQFQALFNFVIDYGKKHGWKYFEIRGGETFLEKKEPSMFYLGHTLDLTDGQDKIFSHLRDSTKRNIKKAEKEDVKMEIAHSLTAMNEFYRLNSLTRRDHGLPPQPYYFFKNIYDRIISKNSGFISQATFNNITIASNVYFLFGEKVIYKYGASDRTYQRLRANNLVMWEAIKWCCENGYKSLCFGRTETDNDGLRQFKSGWGTKEHIIKYYRYDFRKDSFVKESPKISDSQHKFFNKLPIPLLNVLGTLLYKHMG
- a CDS encoding DegT/DnrJ/EryC1/StrS family aminotransferase is translated as MNVPFLDLKAQYKTIKNEIHEAINEVMENTAFAGGPFVAKFEQEFATFCNCKHAIGVGNGTDALWLSLIALGIGPGDEVITVPNTFIATAEAITYCGAQPVFVDIDPKTYNMDPNKLEDCLKKRLSPTLTPRPKAIIPVHLFGQPADMDPIMSIARKHGLYVIEDACQAHGAEYKGNKAGSIGNTGCFSFYPGKNLGAYGEAGAVVTNDDSLAEKMRIFRDHGQAKKYYHSMIGWNARMDGIQGAVLSVKLKYLPKWNEARRKHAQEYDKLLSPLHGIIKPHVADYAKHVYHIYAVRIKERDRLMTSLSEKGISCGIHYPVPIHLQDAYRFLGLGQGSFPVAEKCASEFVSLPMYPELTSDQVTYVVNTLSVSLEP